Proteins from a single region of Corylus avellana chromosome ca11, CavTom2PMs-1.0:
- the LOC132166276 gene encoding ras-related protein RABH1e: MATVSPLAKYKLVFLGDQSVGKTSIITRFMYDKFDTTYQATIGIDFLSKTMYLEDRTVRLQLWDTAGQERFRSLIPSYIRDSSVAVIVYDVANRQSFLNTSKWIEEVRTERGSDVIIVLVGNKTDLVDKRQVSIDEGDAKSREFDVMFIETSAKAGFNIKPLFRKIAAALPGMETLSSAKQEDMVDVNLKPTVNSSNTEQQGGGCSC, translated from the exons ATGGCGACGGTGTCCCCTCTCGCCAAATACAAGCTGGTGTTCTTGGGCGATCAATCCGTCGGCAAAACCAGCATCATCACCCGCTTCATGTATGACAAATTCGACACCACCTATCAG GCTACTATTGGGAttgattttttgtcaaaaactaTGTACCTTGAAGATCGGACAGTTCGTTTGCAGCTTTG GGATACTGCTGGGCAAGAAAGATTTAGGAGTCTCATTCCAAGCTACATTAGAGATTCTTCTGTTGCCGTAATTGTCTACGATGTAGCAA ATAGGCAATCATTCCTGAATACTAGTAAGTGGATCGAAGAGGTTCGTACAGAACGGGGCAGTGATGTCATCATCGTCCTTGTTGGGAACAAAACGGATCTTGTCGATAAAAG GCAAGTTTCTATAGATGAAGGAGATGCCAAGTCTCGTGAGTTTGACGTCATGTTCATAGAAACCAGTGCAAAAGCAGGATTCAACATCAAG CCTCTCTTCCGTAAGATTGCTGCTGCCTTGCCAGGGATGGAAACCCTTTCTTCCGCAAAACAGGAAGACATGGTCGACGTAAATCTGAAGCCCACTGTTAATTCATCCAACACAGAGCAGCAAGGGGGAGGTTGCTCTTGCTAG
- the LOC132165789 gene encoding uncharacterized protein LOC132165789, with the protein MAEEAHVAEPAKVPMKRNIGKKKGSKGKKKPTNAMMLQGIEQGKKGKKMDRKMKKLFRKRAREYNSDEDDGDGDGEDHVDKKPMPVIRDEERPEEEGEDVNVDNGVSDDEEDGEIQLGITKFAEGCRAFKMAFSSIIKKSVTTDSLGPVLSADRKLIAEKLAEEEAERKVKGEAKKEKHLVGERGHVKPANYLDSQEKFLIGVATKGVVKLFNAVNKAQNAQKGLNPSRSKDAKAIRKRRKETFFSELGKTSKPAADTPTKGHTSTAQTEAEGPAWAPLRDNYMLTNSKLKDWDKVPETTVADNDVGRMSEDSSSDED; encoded by the exons ATGGCTGAGGAAGCCCATGTGGCAGAACCGGCAAAGGTTCCGATGAAGAGGAATATAGGGAAGAAGAAGGGCTCTAAGGGTAAGAAAAAACCCACAAATGCGATGATGCTACAGGGCATTGAACAGGGCAAAAAGGGTAAGAAGATGGACAGGAAAATGAAGAAACTGTTTCGCAAGCGGGCACGAGAGTACAATTCGGACGAggatgatggtgatggtgatggtgaagaTCATGTTGACAAGAAACCTATGCCCGTGATCAGAGATGAGGAACGTCCtgaggaagaaggagaggaTGTGAATGTGGATAATGGGGTttctgatgatgaagaagatggtgaAATTCAACTCGGAATTACGAAGTTTGCGGAGGGTTGTAGAGCATTCAAGATGGCATTCAGCAGTATTATCAAGAAGAGCGTGACTACTGATTCACTC GGTCCAGTTTTGTCTGCGGACAGGAAGCTCATTGCAGAGAAACTTGCAGAAGAGGAGGCTGAACGGAAGGTCAAGGGGGAGGCCAAGAAGGAAAAACACTTG GTGGGAGAAAGGGGGCATGTCAAACCTGCTAATTATTTGGATTCGCAAGAGAAGTTTCTGATAGGCGTTGCTACAAAAGGAG TGGTCAAGTTGTTCAATGCT GTCAACAAGGCACAAAATGCTCAGAAAGGTTTAAATCCATCGAGGTCTAAAGATGCAAAAG CAATAAGGAAGCGGAGGAAAGAAACCTTCTTTTCAGAGTTGGGCAAGACATCAAAGCCAGCAGCCGATACTCCCACTAAG GGTCATACATCTACAGCCCAGACGGAGGCAGAAGGGCCTGCCTGGGCGCCATTGCGTGATAATTACATGTTGACGAATTCCAAGTTGAAGGACTGGGACAAGGTGCcg GAAACAACTGTAGCAGACAACGATGTAGGAAGGATGTCAGAAGATAGTAGTTCTGATGAGGATTAA
- the LOC132165701 gene encoding peter Pan-like protein, which produces MARFRNKKKVFVKPVVKKKQPSVDHITGDKIPKSFVFARGKLPGPLRQLQMDLRKLMLPYTALNLKEKKRNSLKDFLNVAGPMGVTHFLILSKTATSPYLRVGRTPQGPTLTFKIHEYSLATDVAQSQLRPRCPQDLFKNSPLIVLSGFGTGDQHLKLTTIMFQNIFPAIDINTVKLSSCQRIVLLNYNKDTKLIDFRHYSIRLQPVGVSRRVRKFVQNHQFPDLRNLQDVSDFITKAGYGSESEADEEAATVTLSSDLGRVNRASTKSAVKLQEIGPRMTLELIKIEEGLCSGGVIFSAYGNGEGKKTQDNGTDPENEDADADQEDMGEGGEDDEVD; this is translated from the exons ATGGCTCGGTTCCGAAAT aagaagaaggtgTTTGTGAAGCCGGttgtgaagaagaagcaacCTAGTGTGGACCATATCACAGGCGATAAGATTCCAAAGAGCTTTGTGTTTGCGAGAGGGAAGTTGCCTGGTCCTCTCAGGCAACTTCAAATGGATTTGAGAAAGTTGATGCTTCCCTATACTGCTCTCAATCTTAAG gAGAAGAAACGGAATAGTCTCAAAGATTTTTTGAATGTTGCTGGGCCTATGGGTGTAACGCATTTCCTCATATTGTCAAAAACTGCAACCTCACCCTACTTGAGGGTTGGAAGGACCCCACAAGGCCCAACTCTTACATTTAAGATACACGAATACTCATTGGCAACTGATGTTGCTCAATCTCAATTGCGTCCTAGATGTCCTCAAGACCTTTTCAAAAATTCTCCTTTG ATTGTTCTTTCTGGTTTTGGGACTGGCGATCAACATCTAAAGCTCACAACCATAATGTTTCAGAACATCTTTCCCGCCATTGATATAAACACT GTCAAACTTTCTTCTTGCCAGAGAATTGTGTTGCTTAATTACAACAAGGACACAAAGCTTATTGATTTTCGGCATTATTCCATAAGATTACAGCCCGTGGGTGTCTCCCGTAGAGTTAGAAAATTTGTGCAGAACCATCAATTCCCAGATTTAAGGAATCTTCAGGACGTGAGCGACTTTATCACAAA GGCTGGGTATGGATCAGAAAGTGAAGCAGATGAAGAAGCAGCGACCGTGACTCTGTCTAGTGATCTTGGTAGAGTAAACCGGGCTTCAACAAAAAGTGCTGTCAAACTTCAAGAGATTGGACCCAGAATGACTCTTGAGCTCATCAAGATTGAGGAAGGATTGTGTTCCGGCGGGGTCATCTTTAGTGCATATG GAAATGGTGAGGGCAAGAAAACGCAGGACAATGGGACAGATCCTGAAAATGAGGATGCGGATGCAGACCAGGAAGACATGGGTGAAGGCGGGGAAGATGATGAGGTGGACTAG
- the LOC132166579 gene encoding LOW QUALITY PROTEIN: BTB/POZ domain-containing protein DOT3 (The sequence of the model RefSeq protein was modified relative to this genomic sequence to represent the inferred CDS: substituted 1 base at 1 genomic stop codon), which yields MHCHSXHVSSKRVSMKKSLKVTRPRSHGSDSDGTDQVHDQSIVIPTELNAIADSFEKKELSWFITSQMKTDLSIEVQDITFKVHKYPLVAKCGYIGRLELQPSLSNSGYDLKLENIPGGPETFKIILKFCYGLPVDLNSNNIAPLRCASEFLEMTDEVEDGNLITKTEAFLTFVVLSSWKDTITVLKSCETLSPWAENLQIVRRCCDSIAWKASREISTTGDAVYEEGWWFDGVAALCIDHFIKIITAIRARGTKPEIIGKCIMHYAERWLPDMDIELGGLRGYGHGKSELQLSIYSGKEEGGIGLSKEQKTIIESVVSILPPQQEAVSCKFLFKMLKMAMVYSATPALISELEKRVGMMLEDASVNDLLIPSYKNANQEKLVNSPEQHTMHDIDVVQRIVEYFLMHEQQQQKPGKCNISKLLDNYLAEIAKDSNLSITKFQVLAESLPENARPCDDGLYRAIDIYLKTHRSLSEHDSRRLCKIMNCEKLSLDACIHAAQNDRLPLRTVVQVLFSEQVKMRAAMQEKEPAPSGNISEQEGNQSSTVTEIKNLKAELEVVKTKMAELQRDYSDLQQEHEKQNKPKNVTGWSFTWRKIRNSLHARVEGDETGDGQQRPNRLRRRLSAS from the exons ATGCATTGTCACTCGTAACATGTCTCCAGTAAGAGAGTCAGCATGAAGAAGTCTCTTAAAGTGACCAGACCACGAAGCCATGGGAGTGATTCAGATGGCACTGATCAAGTTCATGACCAAAGCATCGTAATCCCCACCGAACTCAACGCTATAGCTGATAGCTTCGAAAAGAAAGAACTCTCATG GTTTATCACTTCTCAAATGAAAACTGATTTATCAATCGAAGTTCAAGATATCACCTTTAAAGTTCACAAG TATCCCTTGGTGGCAAAATGTGGCTACATAGGACGTTTAGAACTTCAGCCTTCACTCTCAAATTCGGGGTACGACCTCAAGCTTGAAAACATTCCGGGAGGACCAGAAACAttcaaaatcattttaaaattctgTTATGGTCTCCCAGTAGACTTAAACAGTAACAACATAGCTCCACTAAGATGTGCATCAGAATTTCTAGAGATGACCGACGAAGTAGAAGATGGAAATCTCATCACCAAGACTGAAGCTTTCCTCACATTTGTAGTCCTTTCCTCATGGAAAGACACCATTACTGTCCTAAAATCCTGTGAAACTCTATCTCCATGGGCTGAAAATCTCCAAATTGTCAGAAGATGCTGTGACTCGATAGCTTGGAAGGCTTCTAGAGAAATCTCAACAACTGGAGATGCAGTTTATGAAGAAGGGTGGTGGTTTGATGGTGTGGCGGCCCTTTGCATTGATCATTTCATAAAGATTATAACAGCTATAAGGGCAAGGGGAACAAAACCAGAGATCATAGGTAAATGTATCATGCACTATGCAGAGAGATGGTTGCCTGACATGGACATCGAGTTAGGAGGACTAAGAGGATATGGGCATGGAAAGAGTGAGCTGCAGCTCAGTATTTATAGTGGGAAGGAGGAAGGGGGCATTGGACTCAGCAAGGAGCAAAAAACAATTATTGAAAGCGTAGTAAGCATACTTCCTCCTCAACAAGAGGCTGTTTCATGTAAGTTCCTATTCAAGATGTTAAAGATGGCGATGGTATATTCTGCAACACCAGCATTGATTTCAGAGCTTGAAAAGAGAGTGGGGATGATGTTGGAAGATGCCAGTGTCAATGATCTTCTGATCCCTAGTTACAAAAATGCCAATCAAGAAAAACTGGTGAA TTCACCTGAACAACACACAATGCACGACATAGATGTTGTGCAAAGAATAGTGGAATATTTTTTGATGCATGAACAGCAACAGCAGAAGCCTGGCAAATGCAATATCAGTAAGCTCTTAGACAATTACCTAGCTGAGATTGCAAAAGACTCAAATCTCTCTATCACCAAGTTTCAAGTTTTAGCTGAATCATTACCAGAAAATGCTCGACCATGTGATGATGGTCTCTATAGAGCCATTGACATCTACCTCAAG ACACATCGTTCACTATCTGAGCATGACAGTAGAAGACTCTGCAAAATAATGAACTGTGAGAAACTCTCTCTTGACGCATGCATTCATGCCGCACAAAATGATCGATTGCCTCTAAGAACCGTTGTCCAG GTGCTGTTTTCAGAGCAAGTAAAGATGAGGGCAGCAATGCAAGAGAAGGAGCCAGCACCAAGTGGAAATATCTCAGAACAGGAGGGAAACCAGTCATCTACAGTCACGGAGATCAAGAATCTCAAGGCTGAGCTTGAGGTTGTAAAGACAAAGATGGCAGAGCTGCAAAGAGACTACTCTGACCTGCAACAGGAGCATGAAAAGCAAAACAAGCCAAAGAATGTAACAGGTTGGAGTTTCACTTGGAGGAAGATCAGGAACTCTTTACATGCTAGAGTGGAAGGGGACGAAACTGGAGATGGACAGCAGAGACCCAACCGCCTCAGACGAAGGTTATCCGCCTCTTAA
- the LOC132166336 gene encoding uncharacterized protein LOC132166336, protein MGSRLGRRVVHMANLPIKLLMPSTFTNIQEIALKTIPSASKIEIKRVLESLYGFEVEKVRTLNMEGKKKKRGGLLIAKPDYKKAYVTLRNPLSISPELYPIRIIEEDKRQLNKQSKSSVVEDGEGKRHWLDEKPRANENGGQRHGDRGRRGERQRGEVAKFPWSSMRSAAGAR, encoded by the coding sequence atgGGAAGCAGATTGGGAAGACGAGTGGTCCACATGGCGAATCTCCCAATCAAGCTCCTAATGCCTAGCACCTTCACCAACATCCAAGAGATTGCACTCAAGACCATCCCGTCGGCGTCCAAGATCGAAATCAAGCGCGTCCTCGAGTCCCTCTACGGTTTCGAGGTCGAGAAGGTTCGCACCCTCAACATggagggaaagaagaagaagcgcgGAGGGCTGTTGATCGCGAAGCCCGACTACAAGAAGGCTTATGTAACTCTGAGAAACCCGCTCTCGATCTCGCCGGAGCTCTACCCGATTCGGATCATCGAGGAGGATAAGCGCCAACTGAACAAGCAGTCTAAGTCGAGCGTCGTGGAGGACGGCGAGGGCAAGAGGCACTGGCTCGACGAGAAGCCTAGGGCTAATGAGAATGGAGGCCAGCGACACGGCGATCGCGGTCGTCGCGGCGAGCGCCAGCGTGGCGAAGTGGCGAAGTTTCCGTGGAGCAGTATGAGGTCTGCTGCTGGCGCGAGGTAG